Proteins from a genomic interval of Pecten maximus chromosome 13, xPecMax1.1, whole genome shotgun sequence:
- the LOC117340481 gene encoding cell adhesion molecule-related/down-regulated by oncogenes-like — translation MNQWSTSNMRIGQCFCLLVVLTFSVAEMLPIFLEEPESSVISNMASVTLPCKVTPSSAKVRWRFNMEFIEPGENERQGFKIIGTNLLIKKFKHRREGIYECIAETDQGSVTSRPAQLTKAGISNFGPRTDLSLNTTEGHDVVLPCVPPESHPAANIIFEFNGTIISGSSDHYRILSSGGLQVTNTSKSDQGQYRCIAINPLTNRNRTADYVINLNVKTTSTGPSQEAAIITSKNIFKTQIGENVTLECVGQGMPQPTIVWEPYGGELPATRHKMEKGHLFIWNVQHEDMGTYACKANNGIGMETHKAIMLEVLEPPRVQAETQFITINPSESVRLRCEITGSPEMQVIWYHNAVPMGKVLTAKNGATTHTIKHIKPEDGGLYQCMCSNEIGVAYAVIYVEGERSVYPLMETVSVQIVEDEENIILIGGKIGVTRNEGGNRKKDKKTNRRPPNDESAAKDRLVPPTAPDVSQLSDKSVKLNWSVPENDGLQIVFFRVQYKIIKPKKSQWKTEDEEIPGDQRMYEVSNLKPEAQYKFRIAAVYSNNDNTAGPNSKKFTLMVKKFKQPRAPEGRPTIVKVEPVEYEREESINSIQEYGLNVRWKYMPVKTSQIEGFFLYYKPFSSQDEYESVQMMEPTARTYLLSPLKPNTEYSIKIQSFNAAGNSDFSNAVVKRTLGGSGIMIFPPPTGEGNGGNPSTDPENPVKAAQPSSEVDGPIPTNTKSSSEMLYMILGIVLGVMMLFLIVFMFMCWWKQRQQRRMMDAMNDHMRVSKFQDSAQRIHADSLRKKYAGVNGLNGSVANGHVPNSYTKMNISVNPLTDVDPHTFSNGYGGHGVSTTYQPPNSFMPNGTVPNHPGGSDNNFNKINRSMDSSMHRGMEHADNCLQQSGSLGDEGCPLQSPDSLGGGEAPACPPSPHSSNVPSCFDQFHSDSPGRYSNSNRSCDQLARSCDQLQGEGVVRSSYDSSTVNSVDGESVGKQKRRRRRAQAREQMTRDQATNTDLSSNEGTIEFSTFSKVPSDCHSPSHSTGGDCSPVRTYVSDRAAHLDCPDRCDGV, via the exons AAATGCTTCCAATCTTCCTGGAAGAACCGGAGTCGTCTGTGATATCCAATATGGCGTCTGTGACGTTACCGTGTAAAGTAACGCCATCTAGTGCTAAAGTGAGATGGCGATTCAATATGGAATTTATAGAACCAGGAGAAAACGAAAGGCAGGGATTTAAAATTATAGGCACAAACTTACTTATAAAAAAGTTCAAACATCGGCGGGAAGGGATTTACGAGTGTATCGCAGAAACTGATCAAGGATCTGTTACAAGCCGCCCTGCACAATTAACAAAAGCAG GTATAAGTAATTTTGGACCTAGAACAGATTTATCTTTAAATACTACAGAGGGACACGACGTTGTGTTGCCATGTGTACCACCCGAAAGTCATCCAGCAGCAAATATTATATTCGAATTCAATGGAACAATAATTTCAGGATCATCAG ATCATTACCGGATTTTATCATCAGGGGGATTACAAGTTACCAATACCTCTAAATCGGACCAGGGCCAGTATCGCTGTATCGCTATCAACCCATTGACCAATCGAAACAGAACCGCTGATTATGTCATCAACCTAAACGTGAAAACTACATCTACAG GTCCTAGTCAAGAAGCCGCCATCATTACctcaaaaaacatttttaagaCCCAGATTGGTGAAAACGTTACTCTGGAGTGTGTGGGCCAAGGAATGCCTCAGCCCACGATTGTCTGGGAACCTTATGGAGGCGAACTGCCAGCCACACGCCACAAAATGGAAAAAG GACACCTGTTTATTTGGAACGTACAACACGAGGACATGGGGACCTACGCCTGTAAAGCCAATAACGGTATTGGTATGGAGACACACAAGGCTATCATGTTGGAGGTCCTCGAGCCGCCCAGGGTACAGGCAGAGACTCAGTTCATCACCATCAACCCCAGCGAGTCCGTCCGTCTACGATGCGAGATCACAGGCTCGCCAGAGATGCAGGTCATCTGGTACCACAACGCTGTACCTATGGGAAAGGTGCTGACTGCCAAAAATGGAG CCACAACACACACCATCAAACACATAAAACCAGAAGATGGCGGTCTCTATCAGTGTATGTGTAGCAATGAAATTGGTGTGGCCTACGCCGTCATTTACGTAGAAGGTGAAAGGTCAGTC TACCCTCTGATGGAGACGGTGTCGGTTCAAATAGTGGAGGACGAGGAAAATATAATTCTAATAGGCGGAAAAATAGGCGTAACAAGAAACGAAGGAGGAAATAGGAAGAAagacaagaaaacaaacagaaggCCGCCAAATGATGAGAGTGCTG CCAAGGATAGGTTAGTTCCCCCAACTGCCCCGGATGTCAGTCAGCTGTCCGATAAATCAGTTAAACTCAACTGGTCTGTCCCCGAAAATGACGGGCTACAGATTGTCTTCTTCCGTGTTCAATACAAAATCATAAAACCGAAGAAAAGTCAGTGGAAAACTGAGGACGAGGAAATTCCAGGCGACCAACGGATGTACGAGGTCTCCAACCTGAAGCCTG AAGCTCAGTACAAGTTCCGTATCGCGGCTGTCTACTCCAATAACGACAACACTGCTGGTCCAAACTCGAAAAAGTTTACACTGATGGTGAAAAAGTTCAAACAGCCGCGTGCTCCGGAGGGCCGACCAACTATAGTGAAGGTGGAACCGGTGGAGTACGAGCGTGAGGAGTCTATCAACAGTATCCAGGAGTACGGACTCAATGTCCGATGGAAG TACATGCCTGTAAAGACATCACAAATAGAAGGCTTTTTCTTATACTATAAGCCATTTAGTTCTCAAGACGAATATGAATCTGTACAAATGATGGAACCAACTGCCCGTACTTATCTTCTTTCTCCTCTCAAACCAAATACGGAATACTCCATCAAAATTCAGAGCTTCAATGCCGCTGGTAATAGTGACTTCAGCAATGCTGTGGTAAAGCGGACGTTAGGTGGTAGCGGGATTATGATTTTCCCGCCACCAACAGGTGAAGGAAATGGAGGAAATCCATCAACAGATCCGGAGAATCCCGTAAAGGCTGCCCAGCCGAGTTCGGAAGTGGACGGTCCTATACCGACGAACACTAAGTCTAGTAGTGAGATGTTGTATATGATTCTGGGAATCGTACTTGGAGTTATGATGTTATTCCTCATTGTGTTTATGTTCATGTGCTGGTGGAAACAACGGCAGCAGCGAAGGATGATGG ATGCTATGAACGACCACATGAGAGTAAGTAAATTTCAAGATTCGGCTCAGCGAATTCACGCGGACAGTTTACGTAAAAAATACGCTGGTGTGAATGGACTGAATGGCTCAGTAGCCAATGGGCATGTGCCGAATTCTTATACAAAAATGAACATAAGTGTGAATCCGTTGACGGATGTGGACCCCCATACATTCAGTAATGGCTATGGAGGCCATGGGGTGTCAACCACTTATCAG CCTCCAAACAGTTTCATGCCCAACGGGACAGTACCAAACCACCCTGGGGGTAGtgacaataattttaataaaataaacagaaGTATGGACAGTTCAATGCATCGAGGTATGGAGCATGCAGACAACTGCttacaacagtcagggtcgcTCGGGGACGAGGGATGTCCCTTACAGAGCCCAGACTCCCTAGGGGGTGGGGAGGCGCCGGCCTGTCCCCCATCTCCTCACTCCAGTAATGTACCAAGCTGTTTTGACCAATTTCACTCGGATTCCCCTGGGAGATATTCAAATTCGAATCGATCATGTGACCAGCTGGCTAGGTCATGTGATCAACTTCAAGGTGAAGGTGTTGTGAGGAGTTCATATGACAGTTCAACTGTGAATAGTGTGGACGGGGAAAGTGTGGGCAAACAGAAACGGCGGCGACGGAGAGCCCAGGCGCGGGAACAGATGACACGTGATCAAGCTACGAACACAGACCTCAGCAGCAACG AAGGAACAATAGAATTTTCCACGTTCAGTAAAGTACCGAGTGATTGTCACAGCCCTAGCCACAGTACTGGGGGAGATTGTTCACCTGTTCGGACTTATGTTTCTGATCGCGCCGCACACCTCGACTGCCCAGACAGGTGTGATGGTGTCTGA